The genomic region TCTGCGCGTTTGATTCAATTCCAGGCTACGCTTGCCGATTCTTTTCTCGCCGACCTTGATGAACTATCTGATAACGAGGCTGAAATTCCCGTCAGTATATATAATAACCTTCTTCTTCATTGTtccctctctcttttttttttaatttaatttatttaacctGCAAGATTTGAAGGAGAAAGGTTTTGTTACGAACAATGTGGTTGgttccttttgttttgtttcaggAGGATAACGATGTGGATGCCGCAGACATGGAAGAGGATGTCGATGGCGACCTTGCCGACCTAGAAAACCTCAACTATGATGACTTGGACAGTGTTTCCAAGTTGCAGAAAACCCAGAGGTACACTGATATTATCcaggttagttagttagttactcaTCACTTCCTTTTAAGCCATTTTAAATTGCCATTGTTGTTGTGCTATTTATTGGCTTTGGTAGAATCTAGAATTAGTCTGACTAAGCTGGGTATTAGTTGCAACCAAAGTTTTAAATTGCGTTGCAGTTTCGTTTTTGTGATCCTTGATGTTGTGGGAAATTGTGGACAAATGTGGCCAGTGCGAGGGCAACTGCTTAGTTTTGTGGATCAAATCGCGGTCGTATTTTTAAAACCTTGGCTGCAACAGAGGCCCCTTTCATTGTTTTATGTTGTGACGatgttgttctttttcttttgagtttcattttttttctgataTCTAGGGTGTTTTTAATGGCAGAAAGTGGAAGAGGCACTTCATAAAAAGGAGTCTGAGGTCTTGTTTCAGGTGGTGGATATAGAAGATGATCCTGAATACCAGCTGATAGTGGATTGCAATGCACTGTCAGTTGacatagaaaatgaaattgttatTATTCACAACTTTATTCGGGACAAGTATCGTTTGAAATTTCCGGAGCTTGAGTCGCTGGTGCATCACCCGATTGATTATGCGCGCGTTGTTAAGAAGATAGGAAATGAAATGGATCTCACTCTTGTGGATTTAGAAGGGCTTTTACCCTCGGCTATTATTATGGTTGTCTCTGTTACAGCATCAACTACAACTGGCAAGCCTCTTCCAGAAGAAGTGCTTAGCAAGACAGTTGAGGCCTGCGATCGAGCTCTTGATCTTGACTCAGCAaagaagaaagttcttgatTTCGTTGAGAGTAGGATGGGCTACATTGCACCCAATCTTTCTGCTATAGTTGGGAGTGCTGTTGCAGCCAAACTCATGGGGACAGCTGGTGGTCTAGCATCTCTTGCAAAGATGCCTGCTTGTAATGTTCAGCTTCTTGGTGCCAAGAAAAAGAATCTTGCTGGGTTCTCCACAGCAACATCTCAATTTCGTGTAGGTTACCTTGAGCAAACAGAAATATTTCAGACTACTCCTCCTTCTCTAAGGATGCGAGCATGCCGACTCCTGGCTGCAAAGTCTACACTTGCAGCACGAGTAGATTCTATACGCGGGGATCCATCTGGAAAAACTGGAAGGGCTTTCAAGGACGAGATCCacaaaaaaattgagaagtggCAGGAGCCCCCCCCTGCTAAGCAACCAAAACCACTTCCAGTTCCTGATTCTGAGCCTAAAAAGAAGAGAGGTGGTCGTCGTCTTAGGAAGATGAAGGAAAGGTTAGCATACTTTAAACTTATTTGTACTGTATTTTTTAGTTGCAGGGTTGAGGGTATGTTTTCTTTATgccttttgcttttgtttttaaattcatgACCTGTTGATTCTTTTGTAAGGTATGCAATAACAGACATGAGGAAGTTAGCCAATAGGATGCAATTTGGAGTCCCAGAAGAGAGTTCATTAGGTAATTTTACCAGATTTCACTTGTCCTGGTCTGATTTACATTTCGAATGCAATTTTTTGCTGCatgcatttatatttattattatatttaaaatatagggAATTGGGAATTGGATGGAAGGGGAAAAAGAGAATATACAGTAGTGAGAATTTGAATAATTATGATATTGTGAGAGTGATACAAAACTCTTATGCTATGAACCAATAAGCTGGACCACATGAGGAATGTGAAGGATTTGAGGGAAAAATAAGTGAGGGGGTTGAAAATATAACCTCGAACCACCTACCAATGTTGGCTATCAGGTGAAAGTGGGATAAAAGGAATGTGATGTTCTGTTAGGATGTTAGTAAATAAGAGAAGTGGAGAATCTCTGATGTGTAATACAGCTAGTTATCTTCTGTGATGTGTTTTATTTGTATTACACATCTGAGATACCATTGATCTTGGTATTACTCTGATATTGAATCAGAACAGAAGATAACTAGCTGTTTCTATCCATTTGTTCTGCTAATTCTGGTCTGTTTCCTAACAATGATTACTCCTACTATATACTATTGAGGCACCAAATATACATGAGTGAAATTAACGATGCAAAGTTTAAGAAAATTCTGATATTTTATAGTCAAATGGAAATTATCAAAATGTTTCAAACAGGTGGAATATAAAGGCAGCCAACTCTAGGTTGGTTTGTCTTTACAAATGAAAAATAGTGAAAAATAAGGTTAAAACTAGAAACATGTTGAAATAGCAATTTTTGGGTTTGGAAGTACAAGTATAAAAACTAGTACAATAGCACAATAGGTAGGATATTCTGCTTCTAAATTCTAATAGTCCATGTCTATAATCCAGGTCAAATTACAAGGGTAGTAAGAGGGTAAAGCAATTACAAGCCTGGCCAAATTGCTCTTCTAACATAATAAGTTCCTTAAGTATGAAATCCTTTGGAAACTTAAATGTAAAAATGTCAATCtccttattttcttatatttttatgcttttgaattaTAGGAGATGGTCTGGGTGAGGGCTATGGAATGCTTGGTCAGGCTGGCAGTGGCAAGCTTCGTGTGTCTGTTGGTCAAAGCAAACTTGCAGCAAAAGTTGCTAAAAAGTTAGTGCTTCTTGTTGCTTTTAGTTAATTAGTTCCGTATATCTTATTGTTTTCtagttatttgattttgttgctAGATGCCAAATTATCATTCTtgtctttattatattatttatcttacTGATCACAATAACAATTCTGATGGACTATTTTCATTTGTCAGATTCAAGGAAAAGAATTATGGTAGTAGTGGTGCTACCTCTGGTTTGACATCAAGTCTTGCATTCACACCAGTGCAGGTTAGTTTCACTTTTATTGTTTCTGTAGATTTTCTCCTGCTCTTTAGGACCATAATTAGTATAAAAGTTGTCAATTTTGTGAAGCTGTGAATGGAAATCTTGTAAAAGCATGAGAAGCTAAAAAGGAAATTTAGCAACAGAAATCAGTGGGTTGCTTCCCTACTGCTATTGCTACAGATTTATAAGACAGCTACAAGGTGGGCAAGAAGATATAGGTGCTTGACTATTACTGGAGCTGGGAGAGAGGATTGTTATAAACTTTGCATTGACATGCATATTTCTAGTTTTCTTAGGTTGCATGAACTCAATCTATACCTCTCGTCTATTTATCAtcacttcatttatttttatccctCCCCATTTTTTGGCAGCATATTTGTATCTGGATAACCTCTTAATCTAATGGAAATCATCATTAACTTGATATGGTGAACTCCTGTCCTTTGCTCATCTGTTTATCTTTCAGTAAGTCGGTGGGGATGTAGTTGAACCAATGTTTTCATATGGAATGTATATGTGTGAGAACCGATGATCATGTGTGGATGGGTTAGATAGCATTGAAgtttaattatagaaaaaacTCTTTGATATGGCAGAAGATCAGACACTACGAaaactgaaaatagaaaattgcaGGACCTGCTAGCTTCCTCCCAAATCCCACTCCTCCAATGAAATCTTGCATACCCCTCTCATCTCATTGTCTCCTCTATTATATTCCCCTTTTCTCTAACAGGATGCCATTATCTCTTTCTCCTCTGCCACAAGACTAGGAAGTTACAAGAAAATACCCAATGCATGTTCCTTTCTCATGTGAACCATTAACACCATGTGTTTCTGttcattttcattcattcaatcaatAGAAACTGGGTTTGTTGCAGTATATATGGGTTAATTGAAAACAGTCCACATTGCCCTTTCTGTTCCTCCATTGAACATTTCCAGAGTATGACTCAATGTGTGCTATAGTGGTGTTGTGGAGTGACCCAAGGCCACTACAAGATTCAAATAACAGAGTGGTTTTCAGTAGTTTCTGTAGTGGCTGCAACTGAGGAAAAATACATGTCACACCAACATATTGTGGCCATACCCTGTAGATCTCTAAATAGAGTAGTAGAGTTCCATAGAAAAACATTCTGTAATTGTTTGATTAAAAGATAGGCTTAGTCCTTGcaatttagctttttttttcgtccttgcaaaataatttttttatttttagttcttgcaaattatgtttgttttgtgcTTTAGATAACACTTtgaacaggaaaaaaaagtacttTAGATAATActttaaagacaaaaaacaaaacaaacgtaATTTGTAAGGACCAAAAGCAATAAAAGGTTAGATTccaggattaaaaatatatttaaacctacaAGATATTGAAAGATTACAAGATGCTCTTTATTTATACCAATATTATGAGCCTAACTAACTAACTCCATAAGTAAATCTCATCCCTTGATAATTTCCTAATTACTGTGTTCCATTGATGACTTTGATAATCCACGTGATGCTTAAGATATGTATCTtccattttgtgtaattttttatagCATTTATATGTgtctaatataaataataaatagtttaaCTTGTATCTATAGTCTCCGGATTAGCTGTCATCCTGCTATCTCACTAGAACTAGTGTTTCGGGGCTGGCTGCTATCCAGGATTGATCGTAATATGACTTACCTTCACCCCCATGGTTATTTTTAAGTTTCCTAGCACATGCTGAATAGAAGGCTTTTCATGATTAGTGAAAAGTAATTTGCTGATATAAGGAGGATCACCTGTACAGATTCGGTCTCCCTTTGTTGAAGTGCTTTAGAATGACATTTTGCCCATTTATCCAACTCCACACACCTTGTGACCCTCTCCTTTTAAAAGCTAATTCATAATGAAACTCTCATTTTTTGTGATTTGAGAAAAGAGGTTGCTTGACTGCACGATGATCAAGCAAATCTAATGGTTTCTCTTCACAATTAACCTAAGGCCTCTTATAATTTCTGCGGGGTCTGCTCagtaaattgaatttgaaattgaaaatatctGTTTTACTATGTGAGATATAATTTAAACACGAGAAGCAGCAAGTAATTCACAAGGCAAGATAATCTTAAACACTAGTTCTCAATGAAATCCTATTATAAAATAGAGATCAACATATATGGGGATAAGTGTTTGCTTTCTTGTAGAAGCAGACATTTCATAACCTTGCTTTGGAGTAATCACAATATGCTGCCTATGGATGtttgaataattatttgttatttgttgtTGTTACGGTGCCAGATTTTTTGACCAGAAATTATGACTTTTTGTGACCTCTTTTTTCCTGTCTCCTTTTTCGTCCCTGAAATGCATTGTTATATTTCAATATGCTTTCACAGGATTTATATCGGATAGCAGCATATAGATATGTTCTTTCTTATTTAATGCATATCATTCATTTAACTGATCTTTATCATGGATGATGGAATATTGGATTTTGATAACACTTTTATAGCACGACCATAATTGGTTTTTCTTTCATTGTAGTTTTGCATTCTTGTTCAATTATTTCTATATTCTTTTTCAGGGTATTGAGCTGACAAATCCACAGGCTCATGCACACCAACTTGGTAGTGGAACTCAAAGCACTTATTTCTCTGAAACAGGAACATTTTCAAAGATCAAGAGGACATGAAACCATGCATGAATGCAAATTCTTGTTCAGTCCCTGGATTATTCTTGGTGTCCAATGCCTAGAAATTGTTGATTCCGATGGATATTACTTGATATGTTTATTGTAGATTTTTGAAGAGTAGCCATGTATGTTGTTGATTATGTTGTTGATACGTTCCCTTGTATATGACTTCTGCAATGCCTTATACCAGGTTCCTTTTCGTAGTAACCAAAGAAATGATGATCAATATAGTGACCATTTTCATGGGCTAGCTTtagaacaaaaaagcattgtcGATGTAGAATTGCAGACCAAGCTTTTTGTGTCAATTGAGACCAAGTTTCTTTGCGAGCCATTTTAAGAACTATTTTCATCGGCCATGTGCATTCAGGGGAAATAATTCCCCTAGTGGTGTGTTTGGTAgagatgaaataaataatattagagagaaattttatactttttgtgGAACTTATATCTTTTGcacattattttaattcaaagatttcttttttatttttatactttaagtCAAACACACTTTAAGTGTTGGACTAATGATTGAACTTGAATGGCACGCTACTTTAAAGATAGGACATGACAACTATACAAACCCTGTTGGTTAGTTAGTGCCAATTTAGAATGTCAATAAGTTTGGGGAAAGTCCAACGGTGGAAATCAAAATGATAGTAAATTGGGTTACGCCACTTTAAGGGCATTGTAGCATTGTACGTTATTAGAACTTTGGTAACACTTTTAGGTGTTGGTCAAGAAAATGCATCTTAAAAGTTTgacttaattatgtttttaggaCCTTAAATTaactgttttttaatttttcagataaaagttgtatattttaatcctttaaattttgaaggaggtattaaaaagagtattttttttttaatttgagggactaaaggaagtaaatatttattaaaggactaaaaaatagACCCCATATTTATGGGGCTACAAATTAATTAAGCTATGAAATTCCATTGCAAAAATTAGGATATAACTTTAGAAAAATGAAGCATATTTCTGAGTatcattataaaatttcattcaaatttagAATGGAAATTCAAAGTATAgaaattattctttaatttaaagTGTTCTATAATATTTCATTAGGGGTGAAAGTAAGTTAGACTACTCGTCAGGAGCCTATGGCTCAGCCTTCTTAAAGCTTGATATGATTCAATCCATTTAGCAAATAGATTAAGttgaaactttttaaaaaacctatttaattaaataagttaagCCACATGTCTTAAGAAAAATCTATTAAGCCTGATGGGCTGGttagtttaataataatatgttataaaaatagtattattaatatgatatataatattataattattttatttaaattacaaagttattttaatagtttcacgatttaaatcattttaattaatgtagTATAAGTGCGTAGTAGAAATATAACTTCTTTGCTTTTGATGAGACTTAAAAAATTTTGATAACATGTCATATGTAATGTTTATAGTTAAATTGTGTCTATATCttatgatttaaaatttatcttattattttttaatgaaaatcttttgttttgttttaaaaaaaaaatattttttataatttttaatatcaaacaAACCTTTAAATGGATTGATGGGCCCGAAAGAACTTTTATAAAGGTCTGACTTAGGCCTTTAAATAaagtatgacttttaaaatgGTTTTATTAAAAGTTGTCAAAAGAAGTTGGAAGCTTGGGGGAGTAGGATTCAGAGTAGGTTTAGGGATGACATTAAGAGGTGTAAGCAGAAGCTTGAGTTTAATAGAGAAAGGGAGTTGCTTACGAAACTTCTCTTGCAAGAGGAAGCATTTTGGAAACAACAATCTAAGGTGGGCTTAAAAGTGGGGATATGAATACAAAATTCTTTTAGGGAGAAGGTGATAATTGTAAATTGGCTGGAGAATGAGGAGAGTAGAAGGATAGAAACACAAGAGGACATTTGTAACCTAACATTTGATTATTTTGCAGGTTTATTTGCTGATGGGAATGGAAACCATGGTGTTGTTATTGATAAGGTTAGAAGTATAATTACTACTGATGACAATTTGAAGTTGGTGAGGCCCTTCATGAAGTAAGAACTCAAGGAGGCCACTTTTGCAGATACTACCAGATGGATTTAATCTGGGATTTTATCACAGGTTTTGGGGCATGTGTGGGGAGGATGTTTTTCAGGCGTGTTGTATGTGGCTTGCAGAGGGTGCGTTCCCTTCATCAGTTAATGATACTACCATTGCTATCATATTGAAATTTGATAATCCTAGAGGTATGAAAGATCTTAGACCAATCTCCTTATGTAATGTGGtattcaaatttctttttttatctgaaGTGTTGGCTAAGAGATTGAAGAATGTGTTGGATAAATGTGTCTCTGAGGAGCAATCTGCTTTTGTATCTGGATCTATTAATGATAATGTTTTGGTTGTGTCTGAAATTCTGCATGCTATGAAATGTAAAAGGAGAGGAAAACAAGGGGATGTTGCTTTAAAGATTGATATTAGCAAAGCTTATGATAGGATTGACTGGGACTATGTGAAAGCTATGCTTAGCAAACTGGGTTTTCACACTGACTTTGTTGGATGGATTATGCTTTGTGTCTCATCAGTGAGGTTCTTTATTAATGTTAATGAGGACATGGTTGGCCTATTACTCCATAAAGGGGCCTTAGACAAGGGGACTCTCTATCCCCTTATTTGTTTATTCTTTGTGCTGAGGGtttatctattttaattaaGTATGCTGAAAGGAGGGGAGAGTTGCATGGTGTTTAGGTTTGTAGGGGTGCTTTTGT from Glycine soja cultivar W05 chromosome 16, ASM419377v2, whole genome shotgun sequence harbors:
- the LOC114390890 gene encoding U4/U6 small nuclear ribonucleoprotein Prp31 homolog, producing the protein MATLADSFLADLDELSDNEAEIPEDNDVDAADMEEDVDGDLADLENLNYDDLDSVSKLQKTQRYTDIIQKVEEALHKKESEVLFQVVDIEDDPEYQLIVDCNALSVDIENEIVIIHNFIRDKYRLKFPELESLVHHPIDYARVVKKIGNEMDLTLVDLEGLLPSAIIMVVSVTASTTTGKPLPEEVLSKTVEACDRALDLDSAKKKVLDFVESRMGYIAPNLSAIVGSAVAAKLMGTAGGLASLAKMPACNVQLLGAKKKNLAGFSTATSQFRVGYLEQTEIFQTTPPSLRMRACRLLAAKSTLAARVDSIRGDPSGKTGRAFKDEIHKKIEKWQEPPPAKQPKPLPVPDSEPKKKRGGRRLRKMKERYAITDMRKLANRMQFGVPEESSLGDGLGEGYGMLGQAGSGKLRVSVGQSKLAAKVAKKFKEKNYGSSGATSGLTSSLAFTPVQGIELTNPQAHAHQLGSGTQSTYFSETGTFSKIKRT